One segment of Niabella beijingensis DNA contains the following:
- a CDS encoding LacI family DNA-binding transcriptional regulator, with amino-acid sequence MIKKRVSLKDIAQKVGVSTALVSYVLNGKEKEARVGEAAAKKIRKVAADLNYQPNLIARGLKFGKTHTIGLIVADISNPFFAMLARIIELEAQQRGYTVLFGSSDEQLEKSQNLISTFLNRQVDGLIITPVAGSQSQIEELRNKGIPFVLMDRGFHEIETNVVVTDNHDAMYNAVKLLIRNGYKKPGIIAYDTTLTHMIDRVAGYKDALKDNGIRFNSRWFAKVPYGNYKEHVTGALERLLDPRNRVVDSLVFATNSISVQSLKVIHAKGIRVPQDLGVISFDESDVFDFFYSSITYIKQNLQAISENAVQSLMQSIDARSKKPAKITVPSIIIKGESSNRRKSRDGVDRR; translated from the coding sequence ATGATAAAGAAAAGAGTATCACTTAAAGATATTGCCCAGAAAGTAGGAGTGTCCACTGCCCTGGTTTCTTATGTGCTGAACGGAAAGGAAAAAGAGGCCCGGGTAGGAGAAGCCGCCGCGAAGAAAATACGGAAAGTAGCTGCTGATCTGAACTACCAGCCCAACCTGATTGCCCGGGGGCTGAAATTCGGGAAAACACATACCATCGGTTTGATCGTTGCTGATATCTCGAATCCCTTCTTTGCCATGCTGGCACGGATCATAGAGCTGGAGGCACAACAGCGGGGATATACGGTTTTGTTCGGCAGCAGCGATGAACAGCTGGAAAAATCGCAGAACCTTATCAGCACCTTTCTCAACCGCCAGGTAGACGGCCTCATCATTACCCCGGTAGCCGGCTCACAATCGCAGATCGAAGAGCTCCGTAATAAAGGTATTCCGTTTGTACTGATGGACCGCGGGTTTCATGAGATCGAAACCAATGTGGTGGTTACCGACAACCACGATGCGATGTACAATGCAGTGAAACTGCTGATCAGGAATGGATATAAAAAACCAGGCATTATCGCCTACGATACCACACTGACCCATATGATCGACCGGGTGGCGGGCTATAAGGATGCGCTAAAGGACAACGGCATCCGGTTCAATTCCCGGTGGTTTGCAAAAGTGCCTTATGGAAATTACAAGGAACATGTGACCGGTGCGCTGGAACGCCTGCTGGACCCTAGGAACCGGGTGGTGGATTCGCTGGTATTTGCTACCAACAGCATCTCGGTGCAGTCGCTTAAGGTGATCCATGCAAAAGGGATCCGGGTACCGCAGGATCTTGGCGTGATCAGTTTTGATGAAAGTGATGTATTCGATTTCTTTTACTCTTCTATAACCTATATAAAGCAGAATCTTCAGGCCATCAGCGAAAATGCGGTTCAGTCGCTGATGCAGTCGATCGATGCGCGGAGCAAAAAACCTGCTAAGATAACAGTGCCATCCATCATTATAAAAGGAGAGAGCAGCAACCGCCGGAAATCCAGGGACGGTGTTGATCGCAGGTAA
- a CDS encoding glycoside hydrolase family 172 protein, which yields MKKIGFLLLLSIAFYSGFAQEKFNGLDMSLGNLSRLSDAKTRSISPENFTGEKAKGGMADPVRDKGKRNVANAANEARDLGKGWKVNPFIIIEPGETFTMADIAGPGAVQHIWMTPTGNFNFSIFRIYYDGEADPSVESPVGPFFGIGWNEFSPLNSLAMTVNPGSAFNSYWKMPFRKNCKITMQNLDSQPMRLYYQVDYTLTDVGPDEGYFHAQYRRSKPNMGSLHTILDGVKGKGQYVGTYMGVGVTNNGWWGEGEIKFFMDGDDDYATIVGTGTEDYFCGSYNFENKRTRQYQEFSTAYAGLHQVLRPDGMYGSQMRFGMYRWHIMDPIRFDKDLKVTIQDLGWKSGGRYLPQHSDIITVAYWYQTEPHKKFPKLPEMDILEVN from the coding sequence ATGAAAAAAATTGGATTCCTGTTGTTACTGTCAATCGCCTTTTATTCGGGCTTCGCACAGGAGAAATTCAACGGGCTCGATATGAGCCTTGGAAATCTATCGCGTCTTTCCGATGCTAAAACCCGCTCCATCAGTCCCGAGAATTTCACAGGGGAAAAAGCGAAGGGGGGAATGGCCGACCCGGTGCGGGATAAAGGAAAACGCAATGTGGCCAACGCCGCCAATGAAGCCCGGGATCTGGGTAAAGGCTGGAAAGTAAATCCTTTTATAATCATAGAGCCCGGCGAAACCTTTACCATGGCAGATATAGCCGGTCCGGGTGCCGTTCAGCATATCTGGATGACCCCGACAGGGAATTTTAATTTTTCCATTTTCCGGATCTATTATGACGGGGAAGCCGATCCTTCGGTAGAGAGCCCGGTGGGCCCGTTCTTTGGTATCGGATGGAATGAATTTTCTCCACTGAATTCGCTGGCAATGACGGTTAACCCCGGAAGCGCGTTTAACAGCTACTGGAAAATGCCGTTCCGGAAAAACTGTAAGATCACGATGCAGAATCTCGATTCGCAACCCATGCGCCTGTATTATCAGGTGGATTATACCCTGACGGATGTTGGACCGGATGAGGGTTATTTTCATGCGCAGTACCGCCGCAGCAAACCCAATATGGGATCACTGCATACCATCCTCGATGGTGTAAAAGGAAAGGGGCAGTATGTGGGTACCTATATGGGTGTAGGTGTTACCAATAATGGCTGGTGGGGTGAAGGCGAGATCAAATTCTTTATGGATGGGGATGATGATTATGCCACCATTGTGGGTACCGGTACCGAAGATTATTTCTGCGGCTCCTATAATTTTGAGAACAAACGTACCCGGCAGTACCAGGAGTTCTCCACTGCTTACGCAGGACTGCATCAGGTATTGCGACCGGACGGGATGTACGGATCGCAGATGCGGTTTGGAATGTACCGCTGGCACATCATGGACCCGATCCGCTTCGACAAGGATCTTAAAGTGACCATCCAGGATCTGGGCTGGAAGTCGGGCGGAAGGTACCTTCCACAGCATTCTGATATAATAACCGTGGCCTACTGGTACCAGACCGAACCGCATAAAAAATTTCCCAAACTTCCCGAAATGGATATACTGGAAGTGAACTGA